A single genomic interval of Amblyraja radiata isolate CabotCenter1 chromosome 33, sAmbRad1.1.pri, whole genome shotgun sequence harbors:
- the ten1 gene encoding CST complex subunit TEN1 isoform X1 — MLPKPGEFHFLWEICSGAVDEGSTVRTFGRLTNYDARISEAALSVHHNSNDYRLQILTSLVEPFEARIGTEYMALGEMESTTGNVPVIQARLLIDADGVDLPLLEHAVQEQRKYFQQRDRSALETKRTGRRDV; from the exons atgctaCCAAAGCCTGGCGAATTTCACTTTTTGTGGGAGATTTGTTCAGGTGCAGTGGATGAAGGAAGTACAGTGAGAACATTTGGCAG GTTAACTAATTATGATGCCAGGATCTCTGAGGCAGCACTCTCTGTTCATCACAATTCAAATGATTACAGACTTCAAATCCTCACTTCACTGGTGGAACCATTTGAAGCTCGGATCGGAACAGAATATATGGCACTTGGAGAGATGGAAAGCACAACAG GGAACGTTCCTGTGATCCAGGCTCGGCTGCTAATTGATGCGGATGGAGTTGACTTGCCATTACTGGAACATGCTGTGCAGGAGCAGAGAAAGTACTTCCAACAAAGAGACAGAAGTGCCCTTGAAACCAAGAGAACAGGCAGAAGAGATGTATGA
- the ten1 gene encoding CST complex subunit TEN1 isoform X2: MLPKPGEFHFLWEICSGAVDEGSTVRTFGRLQILTSLVEPFEARIGTEYMALGEMESTTGNVPVIQARLLIDADGVDLPLLEHAVQEQRKYFQQRDRSALETKRTGRRDV, from the exons atgctaCCAAAGCCTGGCGAATTTCACTTTTTGTGGGAGATTTGTTCAGGTGCAGTGGATGAAGGAAGTACAGTGAGAACATTTGGCAG ACTTCAAATCCTCACTTCACTGGTGGAACCATTTGAAGCTCGGATCGGAACAGAATATATGGCACTTGGAGAGATGGAAAGCACAACAG GGAACGTTCCTGTGATCCAGGCTCGGCTGCTAATTGATGCGGATGGAGTTGACTTGCCATTACTGGAACATGCTGTGCAGGAGCAGAGAAAGTACTTCCAACAAAGAGACAGAAGTGCCCTTGAAACCAAGAGAACAGGCAGAAGAGATGTATGA